One genomic segment of Candidatus Hydrogenedentota bacterium includes these proteins:
- a CDS encoding PspC domain-containing protein, which translates to MMLTQRQETIIERYLREVADGLGDVSDDTRERVLRRLKNRIYAELRKGGGLVEDKEVESVLARLGTASDPAMVSLHTSGGSDGLTLSTDNCRWLGVCGGVAEYFGLNPSFVRAIFLLLGITGPIALIAYLALYIEMYLASENEGIPHVDPWRVLGQTAAIIIATVALDLGMRGLLRLVRYGYERFPSLGPYPGLERWDWLPVNMPFLLFCALSLSVPLAILGGLPLAGEWDKTLKRCAQAILAVYAAILSIGFALYITGIIVHIAKGFTL; encoded by the coding sequence ATGATGCTCACACAGCGACAGGAAACAATCATTGAACGCTATTTGCGTGAAGTTGCGGACGGTTTGGGCGACGTCAGCGACGATACGCGCGAACGCGTCCTGCGTCGTTTGAAAAACCGGATTTATGCCGAACTGCGCAAGGGCGGCGGCTTGGTGGAGGACAAGGAAGTCGAGTCCGTTCTTGCCCGATTGGGCACGGCATCGGATCCGGCGATGGTGTCGCTGCACACTTCGGGCGGTTCCGACGGCTTGACGTTGTCAACAGACAATTGCCGCTGGCTGGGAGTGTGCGGCGGAGTGGCCGAATATTTTGGGCTGAACCCTTCTTTTGTGCGCGCAATTTTTCTTCTGCTTGGGATAACCGGTCCAATCGCCCTAATTGCCTACCTGGCATTATATATCGAAATGTATCTGGCGTCGGAAAACGAAGGCATCCCGCATGTTGACCCGTGGCGTGTGCTGGGACAAACGGCCGCCATAATCATCGCGACGGTTGCGCTTGATCTGGGCATGCGCGGCCTGCTCCGCCTTGTGCGTTACGGCTACGAACGGTTTCCAAGCCTGGGTCCTTATCCCGGACTGGAGCGATGGGACTGGCTGCCGGTCAATATGCCGTTCTTGCTTTTCTGCGCGCTGTCGCTATCCGTGCCGCTGGCGATACTGGGCGGCCTTCCCCTAGCCGGCGAATGGGACAAGACGCTAAAACGTTGCGCACAGGCCATCCTTGCGGTGTACGCCGCCATCCTTTCCATCGGCTTTGCGTTGTATATCACCGGCATCATCGTTCACATCGCTAAGGGATTCACGTTGTAA
- a CDS encoding glycoside hydrolase family 43 protein, with product MAVAIIVSLAASLGAGEAAAKAWTLENIHIRDPFILPVDEEKRYYLFGTHASHAVDFPVYWSMDLKTWEGPVIAFEKHEGFWGDREFWAPEVHRHRGRFFMFASFNAPGRRRATQILVADNPQGPYRVHGDGPVTPPDWDCLDGTLFIGEDKQPWIVFCHEWTQTRDGEICARKLSPDLSKAEGDPILLFRASAAPWVVEVGFGGPRKGFVTDGPFLHRTKEGALLMLWSSFSQKGYVQSYAYSESGHLSGPWVQQKIPWFDEDAGHGMLFRCFDGRQMLVLHRPNGGGRERAHLFEIGESPHELISTPFRF from the coding sequence GTGGCCGTTGCCATTATAGTATCGCTTGCCGCATCGCTGGGAGCGGGGGAGGCCGCCGCAAAGGCATGGACGCTTGAAAACATCCACATTCGCGATCCGTTTATCCTGCCCGTGGATGAGGAAAAGCGTTACTACCTTTTCGGCACACACGCGTCGCATGCGGTGGATTTCCCCGTTTATTGGAGCATGGATCTCAAGACGTGGGAAGGGCCGGTCATCGCCTTTGAAAAGCATGAGGGATTCTGGGGGGATCGCGAGTTTTGGGCGCCGGAGGTCCATCGCCATCGGGGACGGTTTTTCATGTTCGCAAGTTTCAACGCGCCCGGACGGCGACGCGCCACGCAAATCCTCGTGGCCGACAACCCCCAAGGGCCTTATCGCGTGCATGGAGACGGCCCCGTAACTCCGCCCGACTGGGATTGTCTCGACGGCACATTGTTCATCGGCGAGGACAAGCAGCCGTGGATTGTCTTCTGCCACGAGTGGACGCAAACGCGGGATGGCGAAATTTGTGCGCGCAAATTGTCGCCTGACTTGTCGAAAGCCGAGGGCGATCCCATCCTGTTGTTCAGGGCGTCTGCCGCGCCGTGGGTCGTTGAAGTCGGATTTGGCGGACCGCGCAAGGGCTTTGTCACGGACGGTCCCTTTCTGCATCGCACAAAAGAGGGCGCGCTGCTGATGCTATGGTCGAGTTTTTCACAAAAAGGCTATGTCCAGTCGTATGCCTATTCGGAATCGGGACATTTGTCCGGGCCGTGGGTGCAGCAAAAGATTCCATGGTTCGATGAAGACGCGGGGCACGGCATGTTGTTCCGGTGTTTTGACGGTCGGCAAATGCTGGTGCTACATCGCCCGAACGGCGGCGGCCGCGAACGCGCGCATCTGTTTGAAATCGGGGAATCGCCCCATGAACTCATAAGCACGCCGTTTCGTTTTTGA
- a CDS encoding choice-of-anchor Q domain-containing protein, with product MRFVMVVLAACVLTADIVEAAVLRVDAAATGAPVDGSSWDRAYRSPADALDAAQPGDELWVAAGIYAPAGSNGARTLSFRLKSGVSVYGGFPPGAESRGDRDPNTRRTVLTGDLNSNDGAGFSSRGENSCHVVTLAEGEALLDGFTISGGNADAGDDPPHDSGAGVNVTGGLLRLNRCIIEDNISFVRGGGICVVNGSIEIMSSRIQANESGGGGGVFIYGGGVTLNQCMVLDNTAGIGGGVYAASNAQLSATSTVFGRNEAALSGGAVYVASQCSAALLNCTLAGNRSSDGIDKGALLVWTSSTATVENCILYGNAPRSIHVYEDAFCTVTNSIVEGGYIGAGNRDVAPRFRLVDDPPYQLSWDSPAIDAGDASAPATDVLGATRPMNDGPDIGAYEFGTDTDGGGLPDDYENDNGLVAFDPADDAEDSDNDHLDNREEFRRGTNPQDENDPPSKFYVSPSGDDLTGNGSQAEPWKTIDHAMMSVPEGTALFPITIYLAAGAYDERVVFRPYTRIEGADAEATTIRYYQASDDEHVVLTAAEGCGLRSCTVTFPASVTATAELLRIDNVAMQVRNVVFNGGDSPHAIAVFVTRPGSTPSSIRNCTIKRVEYGVYAVDSGINVTRNTFESILEGAIFIRPPEGKTSGETPMLGNIASASTTGFNRFNMSSGFFIKNEAGDDVSAQYNDWGAYTDTDIGSRIVGGAGKAGSVTFKPYIGRSLVDASLVVAVQSQATNNPVESKYAPKAVIGAIAPARDLSSSLFIFPSIAGGTHLVEVSANSHAGQSRNVTVIPGDVVVETFMLTFTGGEGEGEGEGCFHAAGPVSPSSNSGGNGVAYLVLVGMLAAASVKSRMWKRRKRSV from the coding sequence ATGCGTTTCGTGATGGTAGTGCTTGCGGCCTGTGTTTTGACTGCCGATATCGTTGAAGCGGCGGTGCTGCGCGTGGATGCGGCGGCCACGGGGGCGCCGGTGGATGGCTCTTCGTGGGATCGAGCCTATCGTTCTCCCGCGGATGCGCTGGACGCCGCACAACCGGGCGATGAACTGTGGGTCGCAGCGGGGATTTATGCGCCCGCCGGTTCCAATGGCGCCCGGACCTTGTCGTTTCGTCTGAAAAGCGGCGTGTCGGTGTATGGCGGTTTCCCGCCGGGCGCGGAATCGCGCGGCGACCGGGACCCCAATACCCGGCGGACGGTGCTTACCGGCGACTTGAACAGCAACGACGGCGCCGGTTTCTCCAGCCGCGGCGAAAACAGCTGTCATGTCGTCACGCTCGCGGAAGGCGAGGCGCTTCTCGATGGATTCACCATTTCCGGAGGCAATGCGGATGCCGGAGACGATCCGCCGCACGATTCGGGCGCCGGCGTGAATGTCACCGGCGGTTTGCTGCGACTGAACCGGTGCATTATCGAGGACAACATATCCTTTGTGCGGGGCGGCGGCATCTGTGTGGTCAACGGTTCCATCGAGATCATGTCGTCGCGAATCCAAGCCAATGAGAGCGGTGGGGGCGGCGGCGTTTTTATCTACGGCGGCGGCGTGACGTTGAACCAATGCATGGTCCTCGACAATACGGCGGGTATTGGCGGAGGCGTTTATGCGGCCAGTAACGCCCAATTGTCGGCGACGAGCACGGTGTTTGGACGAAACGAGGCCGCGCTGAGCGGAGGCGCCGTCTACGTTGCTTCTCAGTGCTCGGCGGCTTTGTTGAACTGCACGCTGGCCGGCAATCGGTCATCTGACGGAATTGACAAGGGGGCCTTGCTGGTGTGGACGTCTTCGACGGCCACCGTTGAAAATTGCATCCTGTACGGTAACGCCCCGCGCTCGATTCATGTTTATGAAGACGCCTTTTGCACGGTAACCAACAGTATCGTCGAGGGCGGTTACATCGGCGCCGGCAATCGGGACGTCGCCCCGCGCTTCCGCCTCGTGGACGACCCTCCGTATCAGTTGAGCTGGGATTCGCCCGCGATTGACGCGGGGGATGCCTCCGCGCCGGCCACGGATGTGCTCGGGGCGACACGTCCCATGAACGACGGTCCCGATATCGGCGCGTATGAATTCGGAACGGATACCGATGGCGGCGGGTTGCCGGATGATTATGAAAACGACAACGGACTCGTTGCTTTCGATCCGGCCGATGATGCGGAGGATTCCGACAACGATCACCTGGACAACCGCGAGGAATTCCGGCGCGGAACGAATCCGCAAGATGAAAACGATCCGCCATCGAAATTTTATGTTTCGCCATCCGGAGACGACCTGACGGGAAATGGATCGCAGGCGGAACCGTGGAAAACGATCGATCATGCGATGATGTCCGTGCCGGAAGGGACTGCCCTGTTCCCCATCACGATTTATCTCGCCGCAGGCGCGTACGACGAGCGCGTTGTTTTCCGGCCGTACACGCGCATTGAGGGCGCCGACGCGGAAGCGACGACCATCCGGTATTATCAGGCATCGGACGACGAGCATGTGGTTTTGACTGCGGCGGAAGGATGCGGTCTGCGATCCTGCACGGTGACGTTTCCGGCATCCGTCACCGCAACGGCCGAATTGCTTCGCATTGACAATGTCGCCATGCAGGTGCGCAACGTCGTTTTCAACGGCGGCGACAGCCCGCACGCCATCGCCGTATTCGTGACGCGCCCCGGCTCGACACCCTCATCCATCCGAAATTGCACGATCAAGCGGGTGGAATACGGCGTGTACGCGGTGGATTCCGGAATCAACGTCACGCGGAACACGTTTGAAAGCATTCTCGAAGGGGCGATATTCATTCGTCCGCCGGAAGGCAAGACCAGCGGTGAAACGCCGATGCTTGGAAATATCGCCTCCGCCAGCACGACAGGATTCAACCGCTTCAACATGAGTTCAGGCTTTTTTATCAAAAATGAAGCGGGAGACGATGTCAGCGCGCAGTACAACGACTGGGGCGCGTACACCGACACGGATATCGGCTCGCGCATCGTTGGCGGCGCGGGCAAAGCCGGCAGCGTCACGTTCAAGCCGTACATCGGGCGATCGCTGGTGGACGCCTCGCTCGTCGTGGCCGTTCAGAGCCAGGCCACGAACAATCCCGTGGAAAGCAAGTACGCGCCCAAGGCCGTCATCGGCGCCATTGCGCCCGCGCGCGACCTGTCGAGCAGCCTGTTTATTTTTCCTTCGATTGCCGGCGGAACGCACCTTGTCGAAGTGTCCGCGAATAGCCATGCGGGCCAGAGCCGCAATGTCACCGTGATCCCCGGCGATGTCGTTGTGGAAACATTTATGCTGACATTCACCGGTGGCGAAGGGGAGGGAGAAGGCGAAGGCTGTTTCCATGCAGCCGGCCCGGTCTCACCGTCGTCGAATTCAGGCGGCAACGGAGTCGCCTATCTGGTCCTTGTCGGCATGCTTGCGGCCGCATCGGTAAAATCGCGAATGTGGAAACGCCGAAAAAGGTCCGTGTGA
- a CDS encoding (Fe-S)-binding protein: MVETAFPFADRFLEERCNLCGICLAQCPVLEWPIERAQAEFRKLLEAGWSEAAERCTGCMACNILCPLGANPHTRIMLAWQDRYKREGLPVRARWVLPYQRPSMITKSLESLPPDERAIVAQWEQNVREPRDAGTAIYAGCNMMLQPRRLASPIFAGIPVFGSLDLCCGEPLYRMGCWDAARKAAENVRQTIGQMRLERVLVPCMAGYHLFRHVYPEVFGIPLDVEIVSLLDWIDERIASGKLPLSPLGKRAAVHDSCWPKASGSHFLDLTRKLLAACGVEAIEPEHCRERALCCGMGVAAARFSLCHIADTAIKRLRELQKTGADFIVDDCAGCDWIFAIAGLIPSVNPLFRSTICSILSEWPPEKKSIRGRAVSPNPWPSTPSPPLPPRTCPAGEFGLIEHGASSCQNNASIRQRGVP; encoded by the coding sequence ATGGTTGAAACGGCTTTCCCTTTCGCGGACCGTTTTCTCGAGGAACGGTGCAATCTTTGCGGCATTTGCCTTGCGCAGTGTCCGGTTCTCGAATGGCCCATCGAGCGGGCGCAAGCCGAATTCCGCAAACTGCTTGAAGCCGGCTGGTCGGAAGCAGCCGAACGCTGCACCGGCTGTATGGCGTGCAACATTCTGTGTCCGCTCGGCGCCAACCCGCACACGCGCATCATGCTGGCATGGCAGGATCGCTACAAACGCGAGGGTCTGCCCGTGCGTGCACGATGGGTACTCCCCTACCAGCGCCCCTCCATGATTACGAAAAGTCTCGAATCCCTGCCGCCAGATGAACGCGCCATCGTCGCACAATGGGAGCAAAACGTACGCGAACCGCGGGACGCCGGCACGGCCATCTATGCGGGATGCAACATGATGCTCCAGCCGCGCCGATTGGCCTCCCCCATTTTCGCGGGCATCCCCGTTTTCGGCTCGCTCGACTTGTGCTGCGGCGAACCGCTCTATCGCATGGGTTGCTGGGACGCCGCGCGCAAGGCGGCGGAAAACGTCCGGCAAACCATCGGGCAAATGCGTCTCGAACGCGTTCTCGTGCCGTGCATGGCGGGCTATCATCTATTCCGGCATGTTTACCCGGAAGTGTTTGGCATCCCGCTCGATGTCGAGATTGTGTCGCTGCTCGACTGGATTGACGAACGAATCGCTTCGGGGAAACTGCCGCTCTCGCCGCTTGGCAAGCGGGCGGCGGTCCACGACAGTTGCTGGCCGAAGGCTTCCGGCTCCCATTTCCTGGATCTCACACGCAAGTTGCTCGCGGCCTGCGGGGTCGAAGCCATCGAACCGGAGCACTGCCGGGAACGGGCCCTGTGCTGCGGAATGGGCGTGGCGGCCGCGCGCTTTTCCCTCTGCCACATCGCGGACACGGCCATCAAACGCCTCCGCGAACTGCAAAAAACCGGCGCCGACTTTATCGTTGACGATTGCGCGGGATGCGACTGGATTTTCGCGATTGCGGGTCTTATCCCGTCGGTAAACCCGCTGTTCCGATCTACCATCTGCTCGATATTGTCCGAATGGCCGCCGGAGAAAAAGTCAATCCGGGGGCGCGCCGTCTCGCCAAATCCATGGCCAAGCACTCCTTCGCCCCCCTTGCCTCCGCGTACTTGTCCGGCAGGCGAATTCGGATTGATTGAACACGGCGCTTCTTCATGCCAGAATAACGCTTCCATTCGACAACGAGGTGTGCCGTGA
- a CDS encoding TldD/PmbA family protein, which produces MIDLIRDAEAVLMRALAHGGAFAEIYFEETSATSIRFEDGKIERINSGTDIGAGIRVLTGDRTCYAHTNDVSLEGLLAAADTVAGAVSEPRASYSFDYRPDRFEMPVAKPAQAVSTREKARLLAEAGRAARKHDSRMVQVAATYTDSTRHAIIANSEGRHVELVRPQIMLMIHAVAARDGVIQTGYHAVGGTSGFELFDNAPPESVALKAARQACLMLDASPAPAGRMPVVIAGEAGGTMIHEAVGHGLEADHIEKNMSKYCGRLGDMIAVPEVTVMDDGTLPGLRGSCPVDSEGTPAQRTILIENGRLVRFLNDLRTARKLGMTPTGNGRRESFQDKPIPRMTNTFIAPGKANPADLLASTPQGLYVRKMGGGQVNPLNGDFVFEVSEGYLIRNGQLAEPVRGASLIGNGPDVLLNIDAVCDDLGFVVGTCGKDGQGAPVTSGQPTIRIRELTVGGTT; this is translated from the coding sequence GTGATTGATTTGATTCGAGATGCGGAAGCGGTGCTGATGCGTGCGCTGGCCCACGGCGGCGCGTTCGCTGAAATCTATTTCGAGGAAACGTCCGCGACGTCAATCCGTTTCGAGGACGGCAAAATCGAACGGATCAACAGCGGCACGGATATCGGCGCCGGTATCCGCGTTCTGACCGGCGACCGTACGTGTTACGCCCATACGAACGACGTTTCGCTCGAAGGATTGCTGGCCGCGGCGGATACCGTCGCGGGTGCGGTTTCGGAACCGCGGGCATCGTATTCGTTCGATTATCGGCCAGATCGTTTCGAGATGCCCGTGGCAAAACCCGCACAGGCCGTTTCGACGCGGGAGAAGGCGCGCCTGCTGGCCGAAGCCGGCCGCGCGGCCCGTAAACACGATTCGCGCATGGTTCAGGTCGCGGCCACCTATACCGATTCGACGCGCCACGCGATAATCGCCAATTCGGAGGGACGCCACGTCGAATTGGTGCGCCCCCAGATCATGCTCATGATACACGCCGTCGCGGCCCGGGACGGCGTTATCCAGACCGGCTATCATGCCGTCGGCGGAACGTCCGGCTTTGAATTGTTCGACAATGCACCGCCCGAATCCGTGGCCCTGAAGGCCGCGCGCCAGGCCTGCCTCATGCTGGACGCCTCACCCGCGCCCGCCGGCCGCATGCCCGTCGTCATCGCGGGCGAAGCCGGCGGGACCATGATTCATGAAGCCGTCGGGCACGGACTTGAAGCGGATCATATCGAAAAAAACATGTCGAAGTATTGCGGACGACTTGGCGACATGATCGCGGTCCCGGAAGTTACCGTCATGGACGACGGCACTCTACCCGGTCTGCGGGGCTCGTGCCCCGTTGACAGTGAAGGGACGCCCGCACAGCGAACCATCCTCATCGAAAACGGACGGCTTGTCCGATTCTTGAACGACCTGCGCACCGCGCGCAAACTCGGCATGACTCCCACCGGCAACGGCCGCCGCGAATCCTTCCAGGACAAGCCGATCCCCCGCATGACCAACACGTTCATCGCGCCCGGCAAGGCCAATCCCGCAGATCTCCTGGCGTCAACGCCGCAGGGCCTTTATGTCCGCAAGATGGGCGGCGGACAGGTCAATCCCCTAAACGGCGATTTTGTGTTCGAGGTCAGCGAAGGCTACCTCATTCGCAACGGCCAACTTGCCGAACCCGTCCGCGGCGCATCCCTTATCGGCAACGGGCCGGACGTATTGCTGAATATTGACGCCGTCTGCGACGATTTGGGTTTCGTCGTCGGCACCTGCGGCAAGGACGGCCAGGGCGCGCCCGTCACCAGCGGCCAGCCCACCATCCGCATACGAGAATTGACCGTCGGCGGAACGACCTAA